One window of Methanogenium organophilum genomic DNA carries:
- the map gene encoding type II methionyl aminopeptidase, which translates to MNDDIYSAYMEAGALAKRFREEAAGMVVPGASVLELVDTIEQAILDEGAGIAFPLNISINEDAAHDTAGPGDERLFCEGDVVKVDLGVHIDGYVADTAQTIDLGDHALLVEASREALNAAIALVCPGVTTGELGTAIQHEIESRGFRPVANLTGHGLSQYSLHGEPMIPNVAMTGGAVIEEGMVFAVEPFASTGTGMVSDGTRTLIYSQIANRGVRLASAKRVLNQIRDRRSLPFSKRWLTGDKIDLALSTLKKNGVVRGYPVLHDIPGSYVSQAEHTLIVTEDGCVATTL; encoded by the coding sequence ATGAACGATGATATATATTCTGCATATATGGAAGCGGGGGCGCTTGCAAAGCGTTTCCGTGAGGAAGCAGCAGGGATGGTTGTTCCCGGCGCATCTGTCCTGGAACTGGTAGACACCATTGAACAGGCGATACTCGACGAAGGGGCAGGAATTGCCTTTCCGCTCAATATCTCCATAAACGAGGATGCAGCCCACGATACTGCCGGACCGGGAGATGAACGCCTCTTTTGCGAGGGTGATGTGGTAAAAGTGGACCTTGGGGTTCATATCGACGGATATGTCGCAGACACCGCACAGACCATTGATCTGGGAGATCATGCTCTCCTCGTTGAAGCCTCGCGGGAAGCCCTCAACGCGGCCATTGCGCTGGTTTGCCCCGGTGTTACCACGGGGGAACTGGGCACAGCCATCCAGCATGAAATCGAGTCCCGTGGTTTCCGCCCGGTGGCAAATCTCACCGGGCATGGCCTCTCGCAGTATTCTCTCCACGGTGAACCGATGATCCCCAACGTCGCCATGACGGGGGGCGCGGTCATCGAAGAGGGGATGGTATTTGCGGTTGAACCGTTTGCGTCCACCGGGACGGGAATGGTCTCTGACGGCACCAGAACCCTGATATATAGTCAGATCGCAAACCGGGGGGTACGGCTGGCGTCTGCAAAACGGGTCCTGAACCAGATCCGTGACCGGCGCTCCCTGCCGTTCTCCAAACGATGGCTGACCGGAGATAAGATCGATCTCGCTCTTTCCACGCTGAAGAAGAACGGTGTGGTGCGGGGTTATCCAGTCCTTCATGACATTCCGGGATCGTATGTATCCCAGGCAGAACATACTCTCATCGTCACCGAAGATGGCTGTGTGGCAACGACCCTCTAG
- a CDS encoding serine/threonine-protein kinase — MNKTFGAPALRKPAIRVLCIALILLLLVASPVMAKTDDEKLEKIWPGQGVGPARADTPVPTTEPTVEPTVEQTPDDTAVATPETTSPSPSAPTPTATSAGGVADETVEPADTVDAEGTSATNGDGGNSPLLLLIPAVLIIAAGVIIAARRREPPRDSLIEPPTAGGEDTPASVRTIVQGTGSIPASPVQPAYSGFPEPLASKYRNAEYLGQGGIARVYRAERISDGRVVAVKIPIVPDEQTGTHFMREIRFWERLHHPNILAIYAANILPVPYVEMEYTPHSLKDCQLPLSPEGAVRVVRGIAAGLSFAHETGVIHRDIKPENILCAGDRTPKITDWGLGSVTDGGHRTQVGGFSPGYAAPEQLRPSVYGNEDVRTDLYQLGVLFFELMTGTPPFVGAGFGEVTLAVLNDSAPLPSESGAPTDVYDAVILRCLEKEKEKRFFSVEDFCDALLEAAGDTPPHPEDG, encoded by the coding sequence GTGAATAAAACCTTCGGGGCGCCAGCCCTCCGGAAACCGGCCATCCGTGTTCTCTGCATCGCTCTTATCCTGCTTTTACTGGTAGCCTCCCCTGTTATGGCAAAGACCGATGATGAAAAGCTTGAGAAGATCTGGCCCGGGCAGGGTGTCGGTCCGGCAAGGGCCGACACGCCGGTGCCGACCACCGAGCCAACCGTCGAACCGACTGTGGAACAGACCCCCGACGACACTGCAGTGGCAACCCCTGAAACGACCTCCCCGTCTCCATCCGCCCCGACACCTACGGCAACATCTGCCGGAGGCGTTGCGGACGAGACCGTCGAACCGGCAGATACCGTGGACGCAGAGGGGACCTCCGCAACCAACGGGGACGGAGGAAACAGTCCGCTCCTTCTTCTCATCCCAGCGGTGCTCATCATTGCAGCCGGTGTCATAATCGCCGCCCGCCGACGTGAACCGCCACGTGACAGCCTGATTGAACCACCGACAGCGGGCGGAGAGGATACTCCTGCCTCGGTCAGGACCATAGTACAGGGGACCGGCAGCATTCCCGCATCCCCTGTACAACCCGCTTATTCCGGGTTTCCTGAACCGCTCGCCTCGAAATACCGGAATGCCGAATATCTTGGTCAGGGAGGAATTGCCCGTGTATACCGGGCGGAACGGATTTCAGACGGCAGGGTGGTTGCGGTAAAGATCCCTATTGTTCCCGACGAGCAGACCGGCACTCATTTCATGCGGGAGATCCGGTTCTGGGAGCGTTTGCACCACCCGAATATCCTTGCAATTTATGCGGCAAATATCCTTCCCGTCCCCTATGTGGAGATGGAGTATACACCTCATTCCCTGAAGGACTGCCAGCTCCCCCTCTCACCGGAAGGGGCCGTTCGCGTGGTCCGGGGAATCGCCGCCGGCCTCTCATTTGCTCATGAAACAGGAGTCATTCACCGGGACATCAAACCGGAAAATATCCTCTGTGCAGGGGATCGGACGCCGAAGATTACCGACTGGGGGCTGGGGTCGGTGACCGACGGTGGTCACCGGACACAGGTCGGTGGTTTCTCCCCGGGGTATGCAGCCCCGGAACAGCTGCGGCCGTCGGTCTATGGAAACGAGGACGTCCGCACCGACCTGTACCAGCTGGGCGTGCTCTTCTTCGAACTGATGACAGGCACACCTCCCTTTGTGGGTGCAGGGTTCGGCGAGGTGACGCTTGCCGTCCTCAACGATTCTGCACCCCTTCCTTCTGAGTCCGGGGCCCCGACTGATGTCTATGATGCTGTCATCCTCAGGTGTCTGGAAAAGGAAAAGGAGAAGCGGTTCTTCTCGGTAGAAGATTTCTGTGACGCCCTGCTGGAGGCCGCGGGGGATACTCCTCCTCATCCCGAAGATGGATAA
- a CDS encoding FHA domain-containing protein, which yields MMTRTVVLSEDPEFLAELSEYLEVLSSPTRLKILRAIEHRPMEIREIAAVIDTSYENTKKHLNKLAAAGIIKKEAGLGRETARGVHPVWKFSLQPGGLESVITSLGVFSSGAVPAGFGDVASRVRTVKSMLTGGEAPPMLLLAQGEEDGRVFPLNSDSISIGREDPVNEGMYSPATDIVLPASYAAVSRVSRPHARLTRTGDQWLLEDCESTGQTHVNGVPLGRGERKPLVEGDIIDLANGVGSARFVMIGPAADEG from the coding sequence ATGATGACCCGAACTGTTGTACTCTCGGAAGACCCGGAATTTCTCGCAGAACTCTCCGAGTACCTTGAGGTCCTTTCGAGTCCGACACGCCTGAAGATACTCCGGGCTATTGAGCACCGTCCAATGGAGATCCGTGAAATAGCTGCAGTGATTGACACCAGCTATGAAAATACGAAGAAGCACCTGAACAAACTTGCGGCGGCCGGGATCATAAAAAAGGAGGCGGGCCTCGGACGTGAGACCGCGAGAGGGGTTCACCCGGTCTGGAAGTTTTCCCTGCAGCCCGGGGGGCTTGAATCGGTCATCACGAGTCTTGGAGTATTCTCCTCCGGGGCGGTGCCGGCCGGGTTTGGAGACGTGGCCTCCCGCGTCCGGACCGTTAAATCGATGCTGACCGGGGGCGAGGCCCCGCCCATGCTGCTTCTGGCACAGGGAGAAGAGGACGGCAGGGTATTCCCCCTGAATTCCGACAGTATCTCAATCGGCCGGGAAGACCCGGTGAATGAGGGTATGTATAGTCCGGCAACAGACATCGTCCTTCCCGCGTCGTACGCCGCTGTCTCCCGTGTTTCCCGGCCCCATGCACGCCTGACCCGTACGGGGGACCAGTGGCTGCTGGAAGACTGCGAAAGTACCGGGCAGACGCATGTGAACGGCGTTCCCCTGGGGAGAGGAGAGAGAAAACCGCTCGTTGAGGGCGACATCATCGATCTCGCAAACGGGGTAGGAAGCGCCCGGTTTGTCATGATTGGCCCTGCCGCTGACGAGGGGTGA
- a CDS encoding Mrp/NBP35 family ATP-binding protein — translation MAEERQAHPPPNMPERANISVRHVVLILSGKGGVGKTTVAANLAFAFANHGFRTGLLDLDIHGPDIPKILGIEGSRMDSYDTKLMEPVSVTGNLAVVSMAFLLPETSSPVIWRGPMKTGAIRQFLEGVHWGELDYLVVDLPPGTGDEALTIAQFAPNIAGAVIVTTPQDMAILDIKKAVRFVQTIGLPVIGIIENMSGMVCPHCGKEIDIFGKGGGKQAAEEMGVPFLGAVPLDPEMRKAADEGRPFLIRSPGMARDNPTWKQVDAVMEKLVRIVEEGGEIDARKEKMPLNPM, via the coding sequence ATGGCAGAAGAGAGACAGGCACATCCGCCACCGAATATGCCGGAAAGGGCCAACATATCCGTTCGACACGTCGTTTTGATACTCTCCGGAAAAGGGGGAGTCGGGAAGACAACGGTCGCTGCTAACCTCGCGTTTGCATTCGCAAACCATGGCTTTCGAACCGGACTTCTGGACCTCGATATACACGGCCCGGACATCCCCAAGATCCTGGGGATTGAAGGGAGCCGGATGGATTCGTATGACACGAAATTGATGGAACCGGTGTCAGTCACCGGCAATCTGGCAGTGGTCTCGATGGCCTTTCTTCTCCCGGAGACCAGTTCACCCGTCATCTGGCGTGGCCCGATGAAGACCGGGGCCATCCGGCAGTTTCTCGAAGGTGTCCACTGGGGAGAGCTTGATTATCTGGTGGTCGACCTTCCGCCGGGGACCGGCGACGAGGCCCTGACGATCGCACAGTTCGCCCCGAATATCGCAGGAGCGGTGATTGTCACCACACCTCAGGACATGGCCATCCTCGATATAAAAAAGGCGGTGAGGTTCGTGCAGACGATCGGGCTGCCGGTGATTGGCATCATCGAAAACATGAGCGGCATGGTCTGTCCCCACTGCGGAAAAGAAATTGACATCTTCGGAAAAGGGGGCGGCAAACAGGCCGCTGAAGAGATGGGTGTGCCCTTCCTCGGCGCCGTCCCCCTCGATCCGGAGATGCGCAAGGCGGCCGATGAAGGACGACCATTTCTCATCCGCAGCCCCGGTATGGCACGGGACAACCCGACATGGAAACAGGTCGATGCCGTTATGGAGAAACTCGTCAGAATTGTTGAAGAAGGAGGAGAGATAGACGCCCGCAAGGAAAAGATGCCTCTCAACCCTATGTGA
- a CDS encoding dodecin family protein yields the protein MYEADVPHVAKVLELIGSSPNGWEDAVGNAVREAAKSVHDIKGVYLKECTAKVDGDKIVEYRAVVKVSFVVERES from the coding sequence ATGTATGAAGCAGATGTGCCCCATGTGGCAAAGGTCCTTGAGCTCATTGGCAGTTCCCCGAACGGATGGGAGGATGCCGTTGGCAATGCTGTGAGGGAGGCGGCAAAATCCGTCCACGACATAAAAGGGGTCTACCTGAAGGAATGTACAGCAAAGGTGGACGGGGACAAAATTGTTGAGTATCGCGCTGTGGTTAAGGTCTCGTTCGTCGTTGAGCGGGAGAGCTGA
- a CDS encoding apurinic/apyrimidinic endonuclease family protein, whose protein sequence is MEPRWKELISLPVYPWGRSLFGGAWADVAAFCRREELDGVELYTGYEDVDPSDIPPDLVRSVHLPFHSGWLEMMGQEQEERRNREKGVGPERTGNGKITGSEGDVRFEPPFFACSTHHDFIAALCLQLERAALLQAEYAVYHLGYYHTAEMFTRTYAMNDQEVLERAAAFLNDLVSAFPGNEPPVRLQFENLWYPGLTYTDPDAILAFMGMLEFSNYGFVLDTGHLMNLITTSDAETDCIVAVCCCIKSLPAEVLSQIDVVHLHWSGSHSLRQERLRRGLPNGFTTMQRHDQEAIAFQHAILTDQHRPLSLPEARTMLELTSPAVVVHECIPKTLDDLKGFLAMQRGALKQV, encoded by the coding sequence ATGGAGCCACGTTGGAAAGAACTCATCAGCCTCCCCGTCTACCCGTGGGGCCGCAGCCTCTTCGGAGGGGCATGGGCAGATGTGGCCGCATTTTGCCGGAGAGAGGAGCTGGATGGGGTGGAACTCTATACCGGCTATGAGGATGTAGATCCCTCAGATATCCCCCCTGACCTGGTGCGGAGCGTCCACCTTCCGTTCCATTCCGGCTGGCTGGAGATGATGGGACAGGAGCAGGAGGAACGGAGAAACAGGGAAAAAGGCGTGGGTCCGGAACGAACGGGGAATGGAAAAATCACCGGGAGCGAAGGGGACGTCCGGTTTGAACCGCCGTTCTTTGCCTGCAGCACGCACCACGATTTCATTGCCGCCCTGTGTCTCCAGCTCGAACGGGCGGCCCTGCTTCAGGCAGAATACGCGGTCTACCACCTTGGCTATTACCACACCGCAGAGATGTTCACCCGGACGTATGCGATGAACGACCAGGAGGTGCTGGAACGGGCCGCAGCATTCCTCAACGACCTGGTCTCCGCCTTCCCCGGCAATGAACCTCCCGTCCGCCTGCAGTTTGAGAACCTCTGGTATCCGGGTCTCACCTACACAGACCCGGACGCTATTCTCGCCTTCATGGGCATGCTGGAGTTCTCGAACTATGGGTTTGTCCTCGATACCGGCCACCTTATGAACCTCATCACCACTTCTGATGCAGAAACAGACTGCATCGTCGCGGTCTGCTGCTGTATCAAATCCCTGCCGGCAGAGGTTCTCAGCCAGATCGATGTAGTTCACCTCCACTGGAGCGGCTCGCACTCCCTCCGGCAGGAACGGCTCCGCCGGGGGCTCCCAAACGGGTTTACCACCATGCAGCGCCATGACCAGGAGGCCATTGCATTCCAGCATGCCATCCTCACCGACCAGCACCGGCCGCTCTCTCTTCCGGAGGCACGGACGATGCTGGAACTTACCTCCCCGGCTGTGGTCGTCCATGAATGCATCCCGAAGACGCTGGACGACCTCAAGGGATTTCTTGCGATGCAACGTGGTGCACTGAAACAGGTATAG
- a CDS encoding M24 family metallopeptidase — MKRLDEAMEKAGAAAYVIYASSRDPDMRYLTQFVTSDPLFYIKKRGKDGILIVPQMEISRAQDEASCDALTRGDAGFFTYLEEEVSPRRAAARMVYEYVEGDIIVPGSFPLGVAEDIRSFCGVTVDADTVEAMRAVKSPRERDAIRATQEKTNEVMALAEEIIRTSTEREGELWYAGAPLTSDALRREMHCWLLRHGCTAHHTIISCGKETSQPHNIGSGTLLIDEPIVIDVFPQDERTGYFADMTRTFVKGEPSAEIQEIYDTVRDGQTLAEEMLRPGITGAEVHNAVLDLFNERGYATGDEGFIHSLGHGVGLQIHEGPSLSPRADTPLVAGNVVTVEPGLYYRKTGGVRLEDIGAITKDGFVCYTKYERRLIV; from the coding sequence ATGAAACGGCTTGATGAGGCAATGGAGAAGGCAGGAGCGGCAGCCTATGTCATCTATGCCTCCTCCCGTGACCCCGATATGCGGTACCTGACGCAGTTTGTCACCTCAGATCCTCTCTTCTATATCAAAAAACGCGGAAAAGATGGGATTCTTATCGTACCGCAGATGGAGATCTCCCGTGCACAGGACGAGGCGTCGTGCGATGCCCTCACAAGAGGAGACGCCGGATTCTTTACCTATCTCGAAGAGGAGGTCAGCCCCCGTCGTGCCGCCGCCCGTATGGTGTATGAATATGTGGAGGGAGACATCATCGTGCCGGGATCCTTTCCCCTCGGAGTGGCCGAAGATATTCGATCGTTCTGCGGGGTAACTGTTGATGCAGACACGGTGGAGGCGATGCGTGCAGTAAAGAGTCCGCGTGAGCGCGATGCCATCCGTGCGACCCAGGAAAAGACCAATGAAGTAATGGCACTCGCTGAGGAGATCATCCGCACCTCCACAGAGCGGGAGGGAGAACTCTGGTATGCGGGCGCCCCCCTCACCTCTGACGCCCTCCGCCGGGAGATGCACTGCTGGCTTCTGCGTCACGGGTGCACGGCACATCATACCATCATCTCCTGCGGGAAGGAAACCTCACAGCCACACAACATTGGGTCAGGTACTCTCCTTATTGATGAACCCATCGTGATCGATGTTTTCCCGCAGGACGAGAGGACCGGATACTTTGCCGATATGACCCGGACTTTTGTAAAAGGGGAACCATCTGCAGAAATACAGGAGATATATGACACCGTACGTGATGGGCAGACGCTCGCTGAAGAGATGTTACGGCCGGGCATTACCGGTGCAGAGGTGCACAATGCCGTCCTGGACCTCTTCAATGAGCGGGGTTATGCCACCGGTGATGAAGGATTTATCCACAGCCTTGGTCATGGTGTTGGTCTGCAGATCCATGAAGGGCCATCCCTCTCCCCGCGGGCGGACACACCGCTTGTGGCGGGGAATGTGGTCACCGTTGAACCAGGTCTCTACTACCGAAAAACGGGCGGCGTGCGCTTGGAGGACATTGGTGCTATAACCAAAGATGGTTTCGTCTGCTACACGAAATATGAGAGAAGACTGATCGTATGA